The DNA region GGTCGTGGTCCACCCCCGAGATGCCGAAGAACGCGAAGAAGCCGCTGAGGTCGACCCACGGGCGCAGGCGGGTGCGCTTGACGGAAAGATTGATGAGTTTCACCGGCTCCATGACCCTTCCTTCTGGGGGGCGTCCCCCTCCACCTCCCTGCTCTAACACCCACGGGGCCCGGCCTTTGTCCCGTCGCACGGGGGCCAGGCCGGGCTCAACCCTCCCCCGGCCCGTACCGCCGCTCGCGGGGCAACTCCGCCTCCTCGTGCACCGCGCGGGCGACCGCTTCAGAGAGGGGAAAGTCCACCGCCGCGTACCAGCCCTCCTCCAGCCTGCCGCCCCGCTCGCGGTAGACGCAAAGGGTGGGGCCGTAGCTGCACGCGCCCAGACAGCCACTCTCGGTGAGGCGGACGCTGCCGCCCGTCTTGTAATAGGCGAGCGAATGGCGCTCCAGGTGGGTCCACAGGGCGCGGTAGAGCAGGTCCGAGCCGCGAGCCTTGCAGTTCGGGCCCTGGCAGACGAGCAGATGTCCGCGTGTCTTGAAGTATTTCGGCGGCAAGGGATTCAGTCCTCCGGGATGACGAGGGGGCGTTCCTCGTCGCGCGTGACCCTCGCCCGCAGCCCGTAGGCGGCGTGGAGGTGGGCGGGCGTGAGAACTTCCCCAGGCGTGCCC from Deinococcus aetherius includes:
- a CDS encoding (2Fe-2S) ferredoxin domain-containing protein, whose amino-acid sequence is MPPKYFKTRGHLLVCQGPNCKARGSDLLYRALWTHLERHSLAYYKTGGSVRLTESGCLGACSYGPTLCVYRERGGRLEEGWYAAVDFPLSEAVARAVHEEAELPRERRYGPGEG